One genomic window of Solanum stenotomum isolate F172 chromosome 9, ASM1918654v1, whole genome shotgun sequence includes the following:
- the LOC125875854 gene encoding basic leucine zipper 61-like, producing the protein MAQLPPRVPNMTQNWPDFSPHQKIETTTVNHHHQNPSWVDEFLDFSSSKRGSHRRSISDSIAFLEAPMVEECRIRLSSSGTRTTTGTEFDRFDDEQLMSMFNNDDIANNNEHNSNPSSPSDHNSINNHEEKKIIHGEEQHPQQLKIEPEEVESSCKSDNEQTTADDLVDNSSEKIVDPKRIKRILANRQSAQRSRVRKLQYISELERSVTTLQAEVSVLSPRVAFLDHQRLVLNVDNSVLKQRIAALAQDKIFKDAHQEALKREIERLREIYYQQNLKKMENDDDDDEHPIKTQQDVNGSEKKEQLVN; encoded by the exons ATGGCACAATTACCTCCTAGAGTACCAAACATGACTCAAAATTGGCCTGATTTTTCACCACATCAAAAAATCGAAACCACTACTGTCAATCACCATCATCAGAACCCGTCATGGGTAGATGAATTCCTCGACTTCTCATCATCAAAACGAGGGTCTCATCGGAGATCCATTAGCGATTCCATTGCGTTTCTCGAAGCTCCAATGGTTGAAGAATGCCGAATTAGGCTATCGAGTTCGGGTACTCGGACAACAACGGGCACGGAATTTGATCGATTCGACGATGAACAACTTATGTCTATGTTTAATAATGACGACATTGCAAATAATAATGAACACAACTCCAATCCTTCGTCCCCTTCGGATCATAACAGTATTAATAATCacgaagaaaagaaaattattcatGGAGAGGAGCAGCATCCGCAACAGCTTAAGATTGAACCTGAAGAAGTTGAAAGTTCATGCAAGTCTGATAATGAACAAACTACTGCTGATGATCTTGTTGATAATTCTAGCGAAAAAATCGTCGATCCGAAGAGAATTAAAAG GATCTTGGCAAATAGACAATCAGCACAAAGGTCAAGGGTGAGGAAATTACAGTACATATCAGAGCTAGAACGTAGCGTTACTACACTTCAA GCTGAAGTTTCAGTATTGTCACCAAGAGTTGCATTTTTGGACCACCAACGTTTGGTTCTAAATGTTGATAATAGTGTCCTCAAGCAAAGAATTGCAGCTCTTGCccaagataaaatatttaaagatg CTCATCAAGAAGCATTGAAGAGAGAAATAGAGAGGTTGAGGGAAATATATTACCAACAGAACTTAAAGAAGATGgaaaatgatgatgatgatgatgaacaCCCAATAAAGACACAACAAGATGTTAATGGCTCTGAGAAGAAAGAACAGCTTGTCAACTGA
- the LOC125875857 gene encoding RING-H2 finger protein ATL40-like: MGFDDDDPPFFHRKNKYDLNSKIMITAIISLSIVIFFVTLLHVYARYVLRRQARHRAELQRISIITSSALQVEPPKTGLDPSIIASLPVFILKQNDINQNNSIECTVCLSALEDGETVRNLPNCKHVFHAECIDKWFGSHSTCPICRTEAEPRLLQPEPREGVVGPTTPSAPPIQGGDSTNVEDCGLAQDSTSSSAKINGSSSRLSSFRKMISMEKSSRRLHVQFCGVEEDVINDLERQ; encoded by the coding sequence ATGGGttttgatgatgatgatcctccattttttcatagaaaaaacaaatatgatCTTAATAGCAAGATCATGATAACAGCCATAATTTCATTATCTATAGTTATTTTCTTCGTTACTCTCCTCCATGTTTACGCGAGGTACGTCCTCAGACGTCAGGCTAGACATAGGGCGGAGCTTCAACGCATCAGCATCATCACCAGCTCTGCCCTACAGGTCGAGCCCCCAAAGACGGGGCTCGACCCGTCCATCATAGCTTCGCTACCGGTATTTATTCTCAAACAAAAtgatattaatcaaaataattcaattgAGTGCACGGTTTGTTTGAGCGCTCTTGAAGACGGAGAAACGGTTAGGAATTTGCCTAATTGCAAACATGTTTTTCATGCTGAGTGTATTGACAAGTGGTTCGGGTCACATTCAACGTGCCCGATTTGTCGGACTGAGGCGGAGCCCCGGTTGTTACAACCGGAGCCACGTGAGGGCGTGGTAGGACCTACCACGCCATCAGCTCCACCAATCCAGGGTGGCGATTCGACAAATGTGGAAGATTGTGGATTAGCACAAGATTCAACATCATCATCAGCTAAAATCAATGGATCAAGTTCGAGATTAAGCTCGTTTAGGAAGATGATTAGCATGGAAAAATCATCAAGAAGATTACATGTTCAATTTTGTGGTGTTGAAGAGGATGTAATTAATGATCTTGAAAGACAATGA
- the LOC125875858 gene encoding PLASMODESMATA CALLOSE-BINDING PROTEIN 5-like, with translation MSLKFSFSLLLFSLISTLSTAQFGGTGSAPGGTGTTPGGTGTTPGGVGTTPGGAVTSPSGVGSAPGGTSAAPAGGTATGGGGGGGGGATVELWCVAKNNAEDTALQSALDWACGPGGANCGPIQPGGSCYDPKDIQKTASYVFNDYFIKHGMTEDACNFDNTAALISINPSHNGCKFPSSKNSSGSSSGSTNGGLSPSSEDLSSGSSILRRWMYILMAINLLFASQLIF, from the exons ATGTCTCTCAAATTCTCATTTTCTCTCCTTCTATTTTCCCTAATCTCCACTCTCTCTACCGCCCAATTCGGCGGTACTGGCTCTGCTCCCGGCGGCACTGGCACGACTCCCGGCGGCACTGGCACTACTCCCGGCGGCGTTGGCACTACTCCGGGCGGCGCTGTCACTTCTCCAAGCGGCGTTGGCTCTGCTCCTGGTGGAACTAGTGCTGCTCCAGCCGGTGGTACTGCTACCGGCGGAGGCGGAGGCGGAGGCGGAGGGGCGACGGTTGAGTTGTGGTGCGTGGCGAAGAACAACGCAGAGGATACTGCTCTTCAATCGGCACTTGATTGGGCTTGTGGGCCTGGAGGTGCTAATTGTGGGCCAATTCAGCCCGGTGGATCCTGTTATGACCCTAAAGATATACAGAAAACGGCGTCGTATGTGTTCAATGATTACTTTATTAAGCATGGTATGACTGAAGATGCTTGTAATTTTGATAACACTGCTGCTCTCATTTCTATAAATCCAA GTCATAATGGGTGTAAATTTCCATCCAG CAAGAATTCAAGTGGAAGTTCTAGTGGGTCGACGAATGGGGGATTAAGTCCATCCTCGGAAGATTTGAGTAGCGGCAGTTCTATTCTCAGGAGGTGGATGTATATCTTGATGGCGATCAATTTGCTGTTTGCAAGTCAGCTTATTTTCTGA
- the LOC125875836 gene encoding uncharacterized protein LOC125875836 → MSDSPIQEPTIDDSNNANEPDKENPDSQFQSQPQILEPLNPQNQENPISSSQNQETPDVILEEKDLENPHQKADVVTADVNADFCLTVDLPIADTEVSVTDLRMMSPSNTNKRTKRKKGKCHTKKLQAIEKKLQTLKENLKPVPFFPSKILDFDRHEKLLRRLGLWDFVHIEFDRDLRVDLIAQLIATYDSKLRASYVNDFRIAVNRADLGRALKLPLKKDKGSVAVVDGMDVDADPLSEESISFLENFVSIWVLLHEDAWIMPNEVLSWTKAIKDGHPEKVDWAGLFWFMVEKELTQGDQLVDCYYAAHLQYLIKSQREQVLYSEEPEKVEFEADVKEEDDCGNEDNARVGGSIEAQELDGALGEELSIELTLGQDLGQKQEVKDVEMMDVEEHKEEKEVEEEEEEEKQWLFDERKDANEPLLQRCKMQEAVSLDNDEEKKENHELADDNDNDTNNDNDNDNDNDNVNDDDVEEEDEGAERHEVEDEFDVIPSNGTLVGDGLTGNLLQTMESTQIGFTSQGQLHDQSSVELLATRDEMHTGGPFFGSGSKREMEIEPDVAHHSLHGSSKRLRIEGEWDEKPLDFGSCMEQMQHLMMKARMMYEAKEQNEDQLNINQQIFLSEVHKRDSVIDHLHKSKCEEIQKRDGDICRLERELFMMGNILDGYRKALKETQKQFSEYRKKFQLSEEPYYKDAGPGGLMLSSAEMEKLRLKQEEETRSNCLFLEQKAKEAEEEYAGQFENFMGKVQMLDKRLMGLEDIVKDLRNMSPKSKVPESEDKISETPDCPADE, encoded by the coding sequence ATGTCAGATTCCCCAATTCAAGAACCAACCATCGACGACTCTAACAACGCAAACGAACCAGACAAAGAAAACCCAGACTCACAATTTCAATCTCAACCCCAAATCTTGGAACCCCTTAATCCCCAAAACCAAGAAAATCCCATCTCCAGTTCGCAAAATCAAGAGACCCCAGATGTgattcttgaagaaaaagaCCTAGAAAACCCTCATCAGAAAGCTGATGTTGTTACGGCTGATGTAAATGCTGATTTTTGTTTAACTGTGGATCTACCAATTGCAGATACAGAGGTAAGTGTTACTGACCTTCGAATGATGTCGCCTAGTAATACTAACAAGCGCACTAAGCGGAAGAAGGGTAAATGCCACACAAAGAAGTTGCAAgctattgagaaaaaattgcAAACGCTTAAGGAAAACCTAAAGCCTGTTCCTTTTTTCCCTTCCAAGATTCTTGATTTTGATAGGCATGAGAAGTTACTGAGGCGTTTGGGGTTGTGGGATTTTGTACATATAGAGTTTGATAGAGATTTAAGGGTGGATTTGATTGCACAGTTGATTGCTACTTATGATTCTAAGTTGAGGGCTAGTTATGTTAATGATTTTAGAATTGCGGTTAATAGGGCTGATTTAGGGCGGGCACTTAAGCTGCCTTTGAAGAAGGACAAAGGTAGTGTTGCTGTGGTTGATGGTATGGACGTGGATGCTGATCCCTTGTCTGAGGAGTCGATAAGCTTTCTTGAGAACTTTGTGTCAATTTGGGTGCTTTTGCATGAGGACGCGTGGATAATGCCTAATGAGGTATTAAGTTGGACTAAGGCTATAAAAGATGGGCACCCTGAGAAAGTGGATTGGGCTGGATTGTTCTGGTTCATGGTGGAGAAGGAATTGACACAAGGGGACCAGTTAGTGGACTGTTATTATGCTGCACATTTGCAATACTTGATAAAGTCACAGCGTGAGCAGGTGTTGTATAGTGAAGAGCCAGAAAAGGTGGAGTTTGAAGCTGATGTGAAGGAAGAGGATGACTGTGGTAATGAGGACAATGCAAGAGTCGGTGGGTCAATCGAAGCTCAAGAATTGGATGGAGCTTTAGGGGAGGAACTGAGTATTGAGTTGACGTTGGGTCAGGATCTTGGCCAGAAGCAAGAGGTGAAGGATGTGGAGATGATGGATGTTGAGGAACACAAGGAAGAGAAGGAGgtggaggaagaggaagaggaagagaaacAGTGGCTTTTTGATGAAAGAAAAGATGCTAACGAGCCTTTGTTACAGAGATGTAAGATGCAGGAAGCAGTGTCTTTGGATAATGAtgaggagaagaaagaaaaccatGAGTTGGCAGATGACAATGACAACGACACTAACAATGACAATGACAATGacaatgataatgataatgtgaatgatgatgatgttgaggAGGAGGATGAAGGAGCAGAGAGGCATGAGGTTGAAGATgaatttgatgttattcctaGTAATGGTACTCTTGTTGGGGATGGATTGACAGGAAATCTACTTCAAACGATGGAAAGTACACAGATTGGATTTACTTCACAGGGGCAACTTCATGATCAGTCTTCAGTTGAGCTTCTCGCTACTAGAGATGAGATGCATACAGGTGGTCCCTTTTTTGGCAGTGGAAGTAAGAGAGAGATGGAGATTGAGCCTGATGTGGCTCATCATTCTCTCCATGGCAGCAGCAAGAGGTTGAGGATTGAGGGGGAATGGGACGAGAAGCCATTAGATTTTGGATCATGCATGGAGCAAATGCAGCATCTAATGATGAAGGCTAGGATGATGTATGAAGCAAAGGAACAAAATGAGGATCAACTAAACATAAACCAGCAAATTTTTCTTAGCGAAGTGCATAAAAGGGACAGCGTAATTGATCACTTGCATAAGTCTAAATGTGAGGAAATACAAAAAAGGGATGGAGATATTTGTCGTCTTGAACGGGAGCTTTTTATGATGGGAAATATTTTGGATGGTTACAGGAAGGCATTGAAGGAAACCCAGAAACAGTTCTCTGAGTATAGGAAAAAATTCCAGCTGTCTGAAGAACCATACTACAAAGATGCTGGTCCTGGAGGTCTAATGTTGAGCTCTGCTGAAATGGAAAAGCTGCGCCTCAAGCAAGAGGAAGAAACTCGATCCAATTGCTTGTTCTTGGAACAAAAAGCAAAAGAAGCAGAGGAAGAATATGCTGGTCAGTTTGAGAATTTTATGGGTAAGGTGCAGATGCTGGATAAGAGGTTGATGGGCCTTGAGGATATAGTGAAGGACCTCAGAAACATGAGTCCAAAAAGTAAAGTTCCAGAAAGTGAGGATAAAATTTCAGAAACTCCCGACTGCCCCGCAGATGAATGA